CGCTTCTGGCCACGCTACGCCGTGCCGGGTGCGCTCGGGGTGGGAATCGCCATCGCGGCGGGGGCTGGGACGCTCCGGTTCACGGGCGTTCCGCTGGCGCTGGCGACTCCGGTCTTCGTGACACCCGCCTTCTCCTGGTCGGCGCTCATCAGCGTCACGGCTCCCCTGTTCATCGTGACGATGGCGTCACAGAACATTCCGGGCGTCGCGACGATGCGCGCACACGGCTATACGCCCCCCGTCTCGCCCGTGATTGCGTGGACCGGCGCCGCGACGACGCTGCTGGCGCCCTTTGGCGGGTACACGCTGAACCTCGCGGCGATCACCGCCGCCATCTGCATGGGCCGCGATGCGCACGAGGATCCACGCCGTCGCTATGTGGCGGCGATGGCCGCTGGTGTTTTCTACGTGCTGCTGGGACTTTTCGGCGCGACGATCGGAGCGCTGCTCGCGGCCTTCCCGCGTGAGCTCGTCGCGGCGCTCGCGGGGCTCGCGCTCGTGGGGACGATTGGAAACGGGCTGGCGACCGCCGCCAGGGACGAGACGGAGCGCGAGGCGGCGATCGTGACCTTCCTCGTCACGGCGTCGGGCCTCACGCTGTGGGGTGTGGGGGCCGCGTTCTGGGGCCTCGTCGCCGGCCTGGTCGTGCGAGCGGTGTTCTCGTGGAAGCGCCCGGGGCGCTGAGACGGAAAGAGCCCGGCCTTCGCCCTTCCCCCTCACTGAGAATCCTATACGTGTCCGATTGATGAACACACAGGCTGCTTCGGAGGTCGGGTCGCATCCGTCTCCAGAATCTCAGGGAGTTGCTCATCCAACTCATGCATCTAGGATGCGAGAATGCTCACGTCTCGCGCCACGCTCTGCTGCAGTGTCCTGTGGGTGCTGTCTTCTGGCTGCGTCGGCTCGTCCGCCACGACGCGAAAGGACGAGCCGGGCGCGGAGGCGGTCGTGCCCGCGACCGAAGCCGCCGCGCAGACGCCTGCCGCACGGGAGGAGGCGCCGACACAGGAGCCCTCGGGCTACGGCTACACGCCGGAGGCTCCCATCAAGGTCGGCGGAGGTCCTCGGAGCGAGCATGAGTACCTGCAGTACCTGCGCGGTCCCGAGGGTCAGCGGCTGCGCTACCAGCGGCTCGGCAGCTGCTGCGACTTCAAGGATCCCTCCCTGCCCTTTGGCGGCGGCCTGCTCGACATGTACGAAGTGACGTACGAGGGTCTGGAGAAGCCGGTGACGCTCTACCTCGACATGTACCGCCGCGAGGAGCCGCGCGCTCCCGCCGGCTTCCGCCTCGACTGAGGCGCACGCATCAGGACGGGCCCTCCCGGTACGTCAAACGCCACACACAGCGTCCGGCCGTGAGGAAGGCTGTCTCGGCATGAGCCTCGGCACAGGCGCCTCGAGCGAGGGCGGAACCGAAGCGGCAAGAGGCGAGCAGAAAGAGCAGACGCCGCGAGTGGGTTGGGCCGGCTTGTTTCGCCGCTCGGCCAAGAAAACCGAGCAGCGACCCACTGAAACAAGCGCCTACCGCGCCGCGGCCCGGGCCAGCTCCACCGCGCGCAAGATGGCCTCCGGGGTCGCTGGCGAGGCCAGCTCCACCGGCGTACGCGGCGGCCCGAAAGCAGACACCGCATGCCGCAGCGCCGTCACCGCGCCAATCGCTAGCATGAACGGGGGCTCTCCCACCGCCT
This is a stretch of genomic DNA from Archangium violaceum. It encodes these proteins:
- a CDS encoding benzoate/H(+) symporter BenE family transporter, with protein sequence MSVLPAAPPPDDSSMPPESQAGRRSLAADVSLSAIVTGFVTVLVGYTSSAVIVFEAARATGADAAMVASWMWALGLGMGLTCIGLSIRYRMPVVTAWSTPGAALLVTSAPGIPLSALSGAFVATGILILVAGATGWFERVMSRIPLSLASGMLAGVLLRFGLDAFGAVRTAPVLVTAMFGVWLLGRRFWPRYAVPGALGVGIAIAAGAGTLRFTGVPLALATPVFVTPAFSWSALISVTAPLFIVTMASQNIPGVATMRAHGYTPPVSPVIAWTGAATTLLAPFGGYTLNLAAITAAICMGRDAHEDPRRRYVAAMAAGVFYVLLGLFGATIGALLAAFPRELVAALAGLALVGTIGNGLATAARDETEREAAIVTFLVTASGLTLWGVGAAFWGLVAGLVVRAVFSWKRPGR